The genomic window TATTAATATATGCAATCATATCATATTCAACTAATGCTTGATAAAATGTAGGTTTTTTGTTATTTCAATGGCATTAGTAGCTGGCTACTTAGTCCTATCCCTACCATTCTCCATCGTAGCCATCATTCGCCCACACGCAACTGGACCAAGGCTTTTCCTTATTATCTTAGACACTGTGAGTTCTTCTATTTATCgtctatctatctatttatctattttaGTTCTGGTGGTGTCAACCTAGTTGGAATCATTAGTTCTATTGCGATTGATGTCTtaacttaaataaaaaattctaatcgAATCACAATAGAACTGGCGATTCCATTCTAGTATTAGCTCTAGCAATGCGGACCTCGTTAGAATCACCGGCCCTACTAAAATCGACCTAGTTCGTTGTGTGTTACATGGTTTCTATTGCTACTAGTTAACATTTTGTGTGTGTATGAAATTTTAGGTGTTTCTCACTCTGGCCACTTCAAGTGGTGCTTCAGCAGCTGCCATAGTTTACTTGGCACACAATGGAAATCAAGACACAAACTGGCTTGCCATTTGCAATCAATTTGGAGATTTTTGTGCACAAACAAGTGGAGCAGTTGTGTCATCTTTTGTTACTGTGGTTATTTTAGTCGTGTTGATTGTTATGTCTGCTTTGGCTCTTGGAAGGCATTGAAAATTAAGATGGGATGTGTATTATGCTATGTAGGGACCTAAGTTACCTATGTAATTGTTGTGAGGTTTTTCATGATGTCATGATTTTGTGTCAAATTGATTCCTTGTATTATTGATTTGGGAAATTGTTGTTATggaatattaattatatatgattttgaAGTCACGtttagttttaattttcaatttgtccTCATGTCGTgagtaattaattattaattaagggCTAGATGAAAGTTTTAATTACTAATTGTTAAAGTTGAAAGATGAACCGAAAATACGTTTATAAGTGAGGATAATTTTCATCTTATAAGtcagttttgtaaggttgagtaaAATTACTATCGCCACCTTAAAAGTGAGCATAATTTTCAAAGACTTAGCTTTGAGTGAGGATAAGCATATTTCAAATTACTATTGTCTCACATTTGTTATTTCAATCTCCGGTATTATCAAGATTATGGAATAAAATCATAGCTAAAACTTACGGTTTTGGTCgcctaactttcataataatacTTTTGGCCATCTAATTTTAGTCTTTTTTGCAAAAGGTTTGTCCCCactaattttgaccaagtcgtCAGCATGTCTTGCCACACATGCTGATATGACATGTGAATCACTATCCATGTGACAAATCATGCTGACGTGACAGGTGAGTCACCAGTATCCACATATTTTACTATCGAGTTCAAAttcattcttcttctcttcaTTGTGTTGCTTGTTTTACTACCGTAGATGAATTGTAGCTAGGGATGTGTTGGTCCTGCAAAGAGGTCATTTATATGCTGCTAACGAGGCTCTATTTTGGATGATAGAGGTGATGGACTACGATCAAATAGACTTTTAATTTTTGGTCCTTTTAGCCTTTTACTTTTGTCTCAAAACTTTGATtcctttttttaaaaccaaGTACAATTAATTATGTTTTACTATTTGTACCGTTACAAAAACTAAAAGCATAGattaaatgaatttttcttttttaataaaataaggataaaaataacttaaattatcgatatttattattttctaagGACAAAGGGAGTAACAAATTTACAATACCACACCAGTAGACAATACTCAACAGGTCCAATGGCAAGCTAAATCCGCCCCactcaacaaaaataaaaaagtaaatagaACAGAAAAGTAGAagatgaccttttttttttaagtaaccAGAATGTTGATAATAATATTAACTTAAAATTTACTTAACTTATTAATATTTATCAGTATTTTTTAATCTGTGAGCAAAATTCTGAAAAGGATAAAGGGAGTAACTGCTGGATATTGCCTTTGATTGATGCAGAATTTGGTGTTAAAACACAACATCACGCAGGGCGTGAGTTGTATCACGCGGCGCGCCATTCTTTGAATGGTTTGGTGTTTTGCATCTTAAGGCCACGCGGGGCGTGGTCTGCTGGTATAAAAGCTGTGTTGCTGCGTTTTGCAGCCGCAAGAGAGAGGAAACATGTGATTTTTAGGGTTCTTTCTCCAACATGAAGGCTAAAGTGTTAGAGAGTTTCTCTTGGTTAATCTCTAGGATTGGGGAAGTGATTGTAACATCTTAGAAACACTTATTGATttaatctcttggtcacgggaagagatttgggaaaatgatagatttaggaaaactctaaatcttgtaactcttgtggtgaatGTCATTGTAATCAAGTATTCTATTTATAGTGGAATGGAGAGCTCCCTCTTCCCAGAGTAGGTTGGTTTTAACCGAACTGGTTAAACAATTTCTTCGTGTTCTTTATCGCTTTCGGTAGTTTTAGCTTGTTTGTTTAAATTGTTCATCCAtgtttgatttggttgcttcaatccatttgtCCCACACACTATTGCTTCAATCCATGTTCTACTATTGGTTGTTGGTGTGGTTTTCGGCTAGAATTCACAATAGTAACAAATTCACAACACCACACCAGCAGGCAATACTCAACAGGACGCTCCGCCTCCCTATCTCTCCTAGTAGAGGCGTTATTCCCTCTAACAAGCCTAACTAAATTAATTATTCGATCTATGTCTGCACAATAAAATTACAGTAGCTCAATATAATTTCATAACATATAATCAATTGAATCAGCCAAAAATCAACAAACTAGTAGTATCAGAGTCGTTCGCATCCTAGAAAGTGAACAACTTATACAACGTTCGCTATCTAGACAGCGAAATGGGGGTGGATGCATTTTGAGGGTGGCACAACAATCACATCTTTAACACACTCGCATTCTATAATGCGAATGGTGTTCACATCCTACATTGCAATGAGTTGGTTTGGTCATTTTCAGAAGATACGTGAGGATTTTTAGAAGGACGAAAGGAGAACAAGTCGCAGGAGAAGCGTTGAAGAAGCAGTAGTGTAAATCTCTTGTCTATTTCTTGAATTtagttataattataatattagaTAGAGTAATAAAGAAACTGAGTTGACAATTTATCATCATTATATACTAGTAATAAAGTACAGGAAGTAGtttaaaccaaaagaaaaagaagaaaaagtacATGAAGTagttctctatttttttttttttttaaattaaagtaGTTCTCGGTATATGAAATTTTGTAAATTCGTTATTATTATTTGGaataaaattcattattttcttaaatGTATATAAATAAAGGTTTAATTATATTCATATACCGATAATGTATAAATATCTTTTATACTTACACTCGATCACATTTTCTTAAAGAGTCATACAAAATGGTGGGTTGTGATTGGTTGACGGTATCAAAAGTTTTAATGAATTCGGTtcttttaaagtgaataatttattttagaaaGTAAAATGATTAATCTTAACCATCTTTTAACAAATTAcagaaaaatattgaaatacaCCGTAACAAGTTATAGAATTGTTAGAATAACAACCTttgtttacacaaaaaaaaaataaaaataacaacctttgatttttactttagatgatcgaaatttaattttaagtgtATAAAAATTAGTCTCGTTTAAGTGACAAAGCATCCAATAGCGTGTTATGGATTAGGGAGAATACTTTTCTGATTAACGGATTAAGTGAAAATGTGATTAAAAATGTGACATAATCTCTACTTTCTTTTGCTTGCTATGAAAatgtaatatattattaaagtGAAAAAGTTTCCATAACAACTTCACTTggcatcacttttttttttggtcaggacATCACttgtttaattatataaaaacatTGAACACCCACTCCACTCCTCTAATCTCTATATATAAGCTTCAAACATTAATACATTTGTATCATTGTCTTATTAATTCATACAAAGAAGTAGCAAATAACCTTCGAATATAATTAGCTTCTATCATATTCAAATCTAAAAATGTCAACCAACATTGATATCCAAGAGTCAAGCAAAGATACCAAAGGAAAAGCTGTTTTAGTTACAGCCCCTGCAAGGCCAGGAGGATGGAAAAAGGGCATAGCAATAATGGATTTCATTCTAAGGTTAGGCGCCGTAGCATCTGCTCTCGGCGCTGCTGCCACGATGGGAATGAGTGATCAGACTCTCCCTTTCTTCACCCAGTTCTTTCAGTTTGAAGCTAGCTATGATAGCTTTACTGCCTTTCAGTATGTAACATTCAACACTATAAAGATTTTTTATAATGTCAATCATCGTAATCgttatatcattaaaaaaattgaatttaaatataatcatattctAAAGTTCGTATGATTGGTTATGATTTGTTGACACAGGTTTTTTGTTATTACAATGGCTATAGTGGCCGGCTATTTGGTCTTGTCTCTACCCTTCTCTATAGTAGCCATTATTCGCCCCCATGCAACTGGACCAAGGCTTTTCCTCGTCATCCTAGACACCGTAAGTTCTCTATTCTCTAACTCTTGATCACAATTATAAATTGCAATCCAATCACGATCTTTAatattagaaagaaaataaCCGAGGTCAAATATAGTTGATCGATGTGGGCATAACCACAGTCGCGTTGCTATTGCAAAACATCAACTCATAAAACttgctcttaatttatcaaattttgaTGTAACACATTTCTAATTTTACCTTTCATTTGAACTATTTTATTCTACTTTATTTAATCAAATAACTATTTTTCGGAATCAGATTTAGTGCAGTTACTGTGTGATGCAATAATGCATATGAACTGTCCGATCACGATCTAAATTGAAGTCATGATGTGACGGATTTGATTTTCTTAGTGGTACTTTCTCTGTATTTAATCTGAAACGTCAGATCATAAATTAACAATCGAGATTCGAAACAGCGTACAACTATGTGCTTTCTCTACAGCCAATCCAAATTCCTATTTATATGATCACATAAAATTTCAGTACTTTCACTATTTTGTCGAGAAAACGCGACAAATATACACGTTAGTGCCCATCTGTACGCTAATATTAGCATCATTTAGTTATGTATTTTCTGTTTTGTGTTTATGATTACAGGTATTTCTTACTCTAGCTACTGCTAGTGCTGCTTCAGCTGCAGCTATAGTTTACTTGGCACACAATGGTAATCAAGACACAAACTGGCTTGCAATTTGTAACCAATTTGGAGATTTCTGTGCACAAACAAGTGGAGCAGTTGTGTCATCATTTATTACTGTGGTTGTTCTAGTTCTGTTGATCGTGATGTCTGCTTTGGCTATTGGGAAGCATTGAAAAATTAAGATTTAATTATGAGATATCTTGAATTACCTATGTTAATTTTGTGCATGTTTGTTCTATTTCATAAATCTCTTCATTAGTTTGTGAGGCTTTATAGTCATCATGTGACAAAGTGATTATTACATGTATCAATTTCGTTAGATGTTGTGATGGAATATTTTGTACAAGATTTGTGATTTATAAACGTTTGTATCAATgtatttaattttggtttaattgCAATTTTGTCTTCTTATTTTCACAATTTTGAAGAATTGGTTTACCTAACacatattttgtctaaaatataGTGATACAACATACTTTAAATTaactttataaataatttttcttataattttatcGATGTTGGTATCTTTTCATCATAAAAACATATGTCGCGTCGTTTATAACATATCATATATGTCGTGATTTTATTTTCAGTGTACTTCCTAAATTTATACTAATTACTTAAATTTTACTTTGTTACACAATTCCTGTGAAGACgaatctttataaatattactccattCGTTTTCTTAAAAGTGTCCAGTTAGAATGATAAtaccaaattaagaaagtggattTATGCATCCTATCTTCTTATTACACCCtcattttaattcaccaataaattcctttttttttttacctagtactcatcttatttaaatcttccatgaaccattattataggtaacaaattttgtttaaatctgAATATAACAAGGAAGCAATAAACTTTCCTATCGTAAAAAAATCGTacaaactttcttttttataaaaaaaactttagtttttcaaatatatatatatatatatatatatatatatatatatatatatatatatatatatatatatatatatatatatatatatatatatgggacacttcaagtgagaggagtgtcttattgtgagagatgagagCCTTAAATCCTGACCATCTgatcaaaattaatggttgtGATTAAAACATGTCAAATGCACCTTTTGTATTCTGTTTCGTCCCAATTCCCTGTTCCATCCCCTTCACCGTTGCATCACATATTCACACCTCACAACAGAGATTGACAAAGGGTATAATTAATAAATCGTATCTTAAAACACAAACTGGACAGTTCATTAGAAACGctaaatatgataaaactaGACATTTTTAagaaaacggagggagtattacttAACGATAAATTGTACACTTGTCAAGTGTCGGTCAATATAGCTTGTTGTTACTATTGAATGTGTCTATTTAACATaagataaagaaaataaatattagtgtTTCAAAACTCAAGATATAtcatttttctctcatttttattttaatgtttgcaTTGATTACTACACTATTCAGAGGATGCTGAATAAATTTGTTTGTGTGCATCCAGATCAGGATACACATACACATATAGAACTCATCTTTTGTATTGACTGCTCTGTAGAGCGCTTTCAACGCTAGATTTTCTATATGGACACGATTGATATAcaaagtttaatttaatttctttttacttttgAGTTAACGAGCAGAATCAAGTTGTTTGCGAACTCGAATGAAGTTGATTTTTCCCTGATAACTAGATActcttaatttatatataaaaaaaatgttgtccaGAAGACGTGATAATCATCTATACCACAGATGATTGCTGATAAAATTATGGACGAACGTAATCTTCACTTGCGGTCTTCAGTGTCTTGTTCACAAGATGAACATAGTGCAATGACTACTTGTCTTCATTTGCAGCACAAAGGAAGGATGATCCACATCATCTCAGTTCTTTGTCTTTTTGTTAAAGTCTTATTACACTGTCCAGAGATTGAGCATCTTCTTGACTTagacttctttttcttttgcggTATTGGTCCAAAGGGTTATCCAAAATCCTATTGTGCAGAGGATCATAAGAATTTACTTGATAGTCTTGTTACGAATGTTTCTTATATCTACACACTTGAACACACAATTAGATGAATTGGGCCCATTTTTTAATTGAGTTAGCAAATGGCATGGTGACACGTGTCAAccatcattaaaaaaaagtggGAACTTGGCTACCCATTTCATGAAATTGGGTCATCTAGCCCATCCTAGGTGTCATAAATATAGTGGTTGACAAAATGCCACTTATAATACAATTAATGCAGCATGTGGTTGTTTTCAAATTATGGCAATATAATTTGCAATATTTATAAATTCAACCTCTATAGACTAAGACTATACTCGTAATTACTCTAATTACTCTGTTTAATTCCCAATGTTGTAGTTTTCCATACCTGCACATCATAAACATTCCAAGAGAAACGCAACTACTAATGTATCGTAGTTAtgggttttttttaattttattttattttatttttgttttgatattttaattattttaattaacttgCTTCCAAAAACTATTGGTTGGATCACAGTTAATTTATTCATacaaaaatgatttatttttgctctttttttctttcataaatct from Trifolium pratense cultivar HEN17-A07 linkage group LG1, ARS_RC_1.1, whole genome shotgun sequence includes these protein-coding regions:
- the LOC123903265 gene encoding casparian strip membrane protein 1 produces the protein MSTNIDIQESSKDTKGKAVLVTAPARPGGWKKGIAIMDFILRLGAVASALGAAATMGMSDQTLPFFTQFFQFEASYDSFTAFQFFVITMAIVAGYLVLSLPFSIVAIIRPHATGPRLFLVILDTVFLTLATASAASAAAIVYLAHNGNQDTNWLAICNQFGDFCAQTSGAVVSSFITVVVLVLLIVMSALAIGKH
- the LOC123903264 gene encoding casparian strip membrane protein 1 — encoded protein: MSTTIDVPESSNTKGKTILLGGPARPGGWKKGIAILDFILRLGAVAAALGAAATMGMSDQTLPFFTQFFQFEASYDSFTTFQFFVISMALVAGYLVLSLPFSIVAIIRPHATGPRLFLIILDTVFLTLATSSGASAAAIVYLAHNGNQDTNWLAICNQFGDFCAQTSGAVVSSFVTVVILVVLIVMSALALGRH